CAGCTTCTGCAGAAACGTTAGCATGGATGACACGTCACAGGAGGACGGGTCCTCACTCCATGTTAGTTACTCTTGCagggaatgaatgaatgaatgaggcaTTCATATAGCACATTATTGTGTATTGCAGTACAACCAAACAGACCACAGGGTaagcaccccctgctggcctcaTTAACACCTCTTCCAACAGCAACCTAGTTTACCCAGGCGGAACCCATTCAAACCCTGACCAGGTTtaaccctgcttagcttcagcAGGCAACCAGTCTTGGGCTGCAGGGAGATATGGCTGTGGCTACTCCTGTCAAGGGGTCAAACATGAAGGCCCCACAGCTCGGCCAAGGGATACCAGATCATGCCTTCTGCTTGAGAGAGTAGGTCCTTCCTCAGTGGAATTGGCCAAGGGGCTGCCGATAGCAGCTGGATCAACTATTGGAACCACCTTTGATTTCTCCAGAGTGGGGCCACCAGGAGGGCCAAACAGCCAACTTCCCTGATCCGTCTGATGACCTGAGGGAGCAGAGCAATCGGAGGCATACAGGCAAGTGCTGGGCCATTTGTGGGCCAGAGTATCTTGCTCCCTTTAGAAATATGTTAGGCAGTGAAAGTTGTCTCTGAGGCAAAGAGGTTCACCTCTGCCCTCCTGAAGACAGATCAAATCATTTTAACCACTTGGGGATGTAGTCTCCATTCTCCTGGAGCTACATTGTTCTAGGACAGCATGTCCACTCCTTTGGTTCAGTCTGCCTGGCACGTGAACTGCCCATAGTGAGAGTAAGTTGCACTGTGGCCAACGGAGGAGGCGTCTTGCCAAGGGAGTGTGACCTGGCATTGCCTTGGTTATTAATAAAGGCTACCACTGTCATGTTGTCCAAATGGACCAGGACAAGGTGCCCTCTTTAGCCTAACAGGACTAGAAAAATTGCTATCATTACTAGGCTATTGATGTGCAGGCATTTCTCCAGGCTGGACCAGATGCTCCCCAACCCGAGTGACCGCCTTCCTTTTGGAGGTCATTCCCAATGGGACTCCTGTCTGAAATAGGCGAGGGGCCTTCCAAGGGGTCACAGGTCTGACGCAACAGGGGTTCACCTTGAGGCAAAGACCCGGGCTCTGAGCCAAAATTGGAGGGGAGGCATATGAAGCAGGCCCAACGGAATTACAGAGAAGACGGCTGATGGGCCAAGCATCCCCTGGAAGACTCTGAGGGGACAAGAAGACCCAAATCTGAATGACGCCACTGAAATTTCAGTGAGCGTTCTTCCACTGCCGAGGCTCTTCTATGGTAAGTAGCAGGCTTTGAGCTTCTTGCTTTTTCTTCTTCAGAGTCTGGTGACGCTAAATGGTCTTTGCACTGAAGTAAAAATTTCTGACGAAATGACGCTTTATATTGCAGTTGGAACAACCCCTTTTGGCGGGCTGATGCACCATTTGTTCATGCAGCTACATGAACATGAAATCACGCTTCAGTATTCAGAGTTAACAGGAGTTTCCCCGTAAGCGTACAATGCAACAGGAGAGACCATTCGAAAGAgaacaaatatttttagatttcatTCAGTATAGGAAAGAATAGTTAAAATAAGTTCAGTCTTTAAAAATGGCTTTTACTGACTGATATTCAATGTATTTTATGCTTATCTATGCTTATTAGAGTACTGCATTTTTAGCTTAGCTGCATGgtaacataaaaatatcaatatttaactTACTTGTCACAATCTTtcactctctttttctctttcctttTTCTCCCTCTGTTTCTGGGTTTCAAtctacaacaaaacaaataaacaatgtaaTTCCAATTTGTTTATATACCAAAGTGTAACTGCATAAGTGTAGTCACTTGTTACCTGTCTTGTTTTGTTGTAGGTTTTCTTAGTCTTGGCATCACAAATGAGAAATTATGGAGTGACAGAGAGAAAAGCGGAGagattattaaaaacattttttcatactTGATAAATTCAGCACCCTAATTTCAAATTCAACATTTACGTTCAATATTTATATCTATGGCAACAATGCAAAGCTCTATCACAATGCAAAACATGTGGTTACATAAACAAAATTGATCTTTTCCTTACCTACATTCACAGGCTTTGTGCTCCACAAAGGTCATCTCCACATATTCCTGGCCCTGCTCCGCTGGCTTGATCTTTAATAACtgaaaaagtcataatattaATATCCATCGGAACAGTATGCCTGACACAGACAAACCAAAGTCTCCTACTTAGGTATTAAAACCATACAAAGTCAAAGTCCAAACAAGGTccagtatactgtatatacacataaaagTATGAGCTAGCATTCATAATACTTGGTACAACTGTTTGTGCTAATTTTGCAACAGTAAATATTGTTGGCCTTGTCAAAGGAACATCCTTACTTGCATGGTGGTGTTAGAAGTGAGCGTAGGGTGACACTCCAGATTCTCATCTCCACAGCAACCAGCGCAGCGGACCAATGGCACGCAGGCGGGGCTGAAAATGTGCTCCACCTCCCCAGGGTACTCCTGAACCACTTCCACTAGCTTCTCTATAGTGCGGCAGAAGCTTTTCCCCCAGACCTCTTGAAACAGCATCACTGCAACATAGCAAGTGAAATAAGACAATGACCTTTACAAGTTACCATGAATATGCAAAAAGATATTGCTGAGCATTTGGAAGCAATCACTGATTAGCGATAGTGAGATGTATAAAAATGCTAGCCATTCATTTGAGATTAGATTACTGCATCTATCTGCCACATGAACCACATTCTAACACAATTAACAGTAATTTAGCATAGTAATATACATGGCAATGTGAATGTGTTTGGTCTTAGTGGAAAAGATCTGCCACACTGCTGCTGCTACTGTGGCAGAGCAAGTACAGAGACTCGCTATGACCAATACATTCACAGACATAATGCtatgagcatgtaagaaatactgctgctgcacatataacatagATGAATACACAACGTAGCAGATCtacacaggtggagctggggaaggtggagggtttctgaagttGAGTAGCAAGATTGTTGGCTGCTGATGCGAAAGAAACCAATAAGATGCACCATATGTATAATCATGTGATTATATCAGATTAAATTAGAACCTTTTGGCCTGCACCATTTAGAGTTTCATGGCTGAACTTTATATTAATGTTCagattaatgtttatattagaaTCACAACTGTAGTTACTAAAAGTCCAAACCTCATGCTCTGGTTCAGCCAACTATAGTTTCATCTCAAAATACCTTTCGCTGCCTTGGAATTATAAGCTTctgtctgcattctgagcacttttgagatattgagcttcaaagtttttgcgtTCCACAGACTTGTGTAGATAGAAcgctttttgttttctaaaagaaggtccaaaatgtacacagcttacgAAAGagacatcacataatgtaaataagttgtcacagaataagaatatgtgaataacacaattttgacaaaaatgtcagatagaacaTTATAATTCCAAGATGGCGCTTTGTCCTTATTTTTCAAGGCAAATgcgtgtatgtgtatatatacatacacccATATTTACATATGCAGAAATTTACATATAACATAGATTTTCTTCACATACATAGTTTGATTTACAAAATCTCTGGGAAAAGGCAACAAGAAAGATctctgcagtgtgtgtgtgtatatcctgtttttaatttatcaggACAATGTCCTATGGGATCTTGCAGAAAATGGTTCTTTATTTACCCGTTTCAACTTTTTATTGCCATATTACTCTCGTTATTGGGTTAGTGTAAGTTTCTCgcttacatttgaaataaagagactataaatatttatctgacagcatatttgtttaaaaaaaaaaaaaaaggacttaaTAAATAACAGATGGCAAGTAAAAGGACTGTGTaggttttaatataatttagtcTCTTTTGTACAGTTCCTGCTGTAAAATATCCATTTCTCATGTGCGTCTAATCCTCATAACcaagacaaaatataaaacagagaaaaaagatGGAAACAAACCCATAGAGTCATAGTTGCTCTAAAGTTTGCAAATACACTGATGTATGTAAAACTATGTTTGATATGTCATATGGTGATTCTCTTACCTTTAGCAGTGCTGTTTATATTTACCAAGGAAGAactctgtaaaagaaaaaaaaaaaaaaacgattaaCAGATTATAATATAATGAGTAGTCCATAAGaatataaacaaatgtataaactaaaattaaattgtatatttattaataaataataataataatgtaaaaaaaaaaaaatccccatcAAAGTCCCATCAAAAAGTATTATGTTTTCAACTTCAGCAACTAAGTATCTCTTGATTGGGAATCACTGACTTAAATGACAGGGCCTTTAAACAACAGCACTCACTGGTGGCAAGAAACAATAATGCATGTTTCCTCTTCTGTGTTATTGGGAACATATACTCTGTGAAAGTATTTCATGTGTGCCAGGACAAGAAGCTGAGCCCTATCATATCCCCATTTCTGTGAGTCTGTTCAAGTCCAAAATCTGCTTCCTGTAGTATAAGATTGAGATATTTTCCCATTGTCCATCTCCCTCTGTGGTTATTTTCTGAGCTGAGCATGTGTTTTTTTCTAtcaaccagaaaaatgtaagaatcagtGTGGTTTTAAGTCAGTGCCTTGAAGGAAACTGCATTCAATACTTTTGGGAAGGAGATACATCCACCAACCTCCCCATCCTGaggaaatataaaatgatatttgtgaattaaatgaatcaaataaatctCTGAACCTTTGCTCTGCAATATATTACGTTATATTGCATTACACTGTACTACAGATAATGCTACAGGCTCTTTGTAGTCAATAAATTATAGCCTACATAAATGAGAAAAAGTAGGATCATGATTAGGTAATAAAAAGAATCTGGGCTCTTCTCCATTTCTATTCTCCATCTTTATAGCTCATTTCACACAATAAACTTGgtgaattattgaaatattgcCTTATTGGCTATTCCTAAATACACCATATATGCTGTATACACAAACAATAGTGTTCCTGTTTTTACCATTAAGAATTTAAAGGCCTAGTTCAAAACTTTCAGCCACCACAGCGACTGATGAAAGTGGAAGGGAAATGCTGGGTCATTGTGGTCATTGCATAGCAAGATTTATTCTGAAATGAGGGAATTTACTGAGATACTTTCAGTAAAGAGAAAGTACTTCCAAGCtataaaacacaacacactAACAAGAACAACACGAGTGACTTAACACTTCACAGAGATTTTGGCATTAACATTAGCTAACAACATGTTTCTCCAATAAGCACAAAAAtagcaaacaaaaacatgggACATGAAACCATTCATTCTTGTCACTGAGCTTGTCACAGTGCATTAGTGTTGTCTGCATAGGCTGCATACAGCCTTAGATACGCTAATTTTGCTGCCGACTTTGGATTATGCTTATGTTGCCTAGGTAGGCAGCAAGTGTTCAGTGACAGTCCAGGATAAAGGTAGGCCTATTCACAGGAGGTTTCTACACTGCAGGCCTTTCAGACATGAGAAGGCAGGCACTTGGCATCTCCATGCTCCTTTGGTCTTGAACAGAAGAGCAAGGTTCTCAAAAACTTGGCACATCAACTCAGCTATGTGAGGGACCTCACGTAGCACCTCTTTGTCCTTGTGTGTGTAACCAGATGGACTGTGTGAAAGTAAAGTACTCCTGAAGGTTCTATACGGGTCATAAATAATGAATAGGAATGTTGGGAGAACCTCCCTAATGTCACCACCAGGAACTTCTGTAAACAAGATCAATGCTTGAAGGTGCCGTGTGTAATTTTGACAGCATTAGCAACACCAAATGCTATTGCCGTTTTTATGTCGGGACACTCAAACGAAAAcgaaaattaaaatcaattttaatcttattttttcttttagtagtTAGATCACAAGTAAATCATAAATCTAATGAACAGTGCAAATTGTAATAAGCAATGCCTACTTGAGTTCCCAGCATGCtgattactatttactgttctattgtattataattattgtcatCTCAGTTTTTTATTAAGTGGTCATTTTTCAGTGCTCATTTTATCTTGTCACCATTATTGTGGTAAGTGTTGACATCTGCCTGTGTCTAATATTTTAATGGCTCCTCAGTCTGTTCACATTATTTTGATGAGACCATGATGTCAGTGCTTTAGGCCATTGTTTAAATTGCCGAAAGGACACACTGCCCTGAAAACACTGAGATGTGGGAGCATAAAGTTAAGaaatttatctatctatctatctatctatctatctatgtgtctgtccgtccgtccttgtctgtttatctgtctatccgtccatccatccttttctatctatctctctgtctatctgtctgtctgtctgtcttcccgttgtctatttatctatatctacctgtccgtctgtctatctttctgtctgtccttccttttctgtttatctatctatctgtctatctatctatttatctatgtgtctgtctgtctgtctgtgcctACTGTCTATCCTTATCTGTTCATCCCTTTATGTCTACTGTCTGTCTTCctattgtctatctatctatctatctatctgtctgtctgtctgtctgtctgtctgtctgtctgtccgtccttgtctgtttatctgtctgtctatctgtccgtccatccttttctatctatctatctatctatctatctatctatctatctgtctgtctgtctgtctgtccgacCCTCTGTCCTTATCTGTTTATCTCTTTATGTTTGTTGTCTGTCTGACTTTCcgttgtctatctatctatctatctatctatctatctatctatctgtctgtctatctgtctgtccgtccgatCGACCGTCTATCCTTATCTGTTTATCTCGTTATGTctgttgtctgtctgtctttccgtcgtctatctatctatccaggACTTTAAGTGTGTACTGAACTTTAGGGTCTCCTACAACCAGAACCATCAGGTTTAATAACCTCCAGTCGTGCAGTCCGGAGGATGCAAGGCAGGAAGTTTCGAGAAAAATAGGAAAGCAAACAAAATGGTAACCAAACATTTCTGCAGACTTCTGTCTCCTCTTAAAAATGTGGATTATGATAAAAACTGAGTGCATTACAAATGCAAATAGGAAAATGTGAGGCTGTTTGGGAAAATGTGCTGGCTTCAGTGATGGAGGATTATATTGAAATACTAGTGGTTGTGATGTGCTCTTGTAATGACACTGCAAACCGTTTCATGAGTTTctataaatgtgttttcttttcctcttttgGAAATTTGACTCCGTAATGGGTAAACAggtcaaaaaaagttaaacaagttttaatgttaaaatgcagacatataagcaattgtttgatTTATAACTCATGCTATCTTTTTCACTCCCAGAGAGATAACGCTCAGGTCAGCACGTATGCAAGTAAGACCTGTCTCATAAATAATAATCCACAGTGACCTGAAGTCATGCAGAAAGAGTATCCTTCCATCCTGTCTTTTCCAATTGATCCAGCAGTGTGGGAGAGGGCTGGCCTGCTTCAACAGGAAGAGTCTGAGTAAACTGAAAAAGAGACTTCAAGCAGACATGAAGTC
Above is a genomic segment from Labeo rohita strain BAU-BD-2019 chromosome 17, IGBB_LRoh.1.0, whole genome shotgun sequence containing:
- the pgfb gene encoding placenta growth factor; its protein translation is MDYCLELSTSRLDLAFEMGYLTSLLQIFAAVQLSLLPAQSSSLVNINSTAKVMLFQEVWGKSFCRTIEKLVEVVQEYPGEVEHIFSPACVPLVRCAGCCGDENLECHPTLTSNTTMQLLKIKPAEQGQEYVEMTFVEHKACECRLRKPTTKQDRLKPRNRGRKRKEKKRVKDCDKCQPPRR